The following proteins come from a genomic window of Gemmatimonas sp.:
- a CDS encoding RNA polymerase sigma factor RpoD/SigA — protein sequence MQAAAATRTSETRSKGFFRSAPSTAFDQYLHDIQKLPLITDAAEERRLARLAQKGDESAAERLVTANLRFVISYVKKYQGHGLDLSELVAIGNEGLLKAVRKFDPDQGVKFISYAVWWVRQAVLKALAEQTRSVRIPLNQNSQLIRMARGEMILSQVLNREPTDAEMAKLLDEPVEQVRSARQITSTEVSLDAPIDRQDREASTLGERFAGETHADIEDGTDFRLMREFIDRVFRKYLTPRERKILYLYYGLDEGAEAMTLERIGALMGVTRERIRQIRERAFEKLRESPDGHALAGFWGAA from the coding sequence ATGCAGGCAGCCGCCGCGACCAGGACTTCCGAGACCCGTTCCAAAGGGTTCTTCCGATCCGCGCCTTCCACGGCCTTCGACCAGTACCTGCACGACATTCAGAAGCTCCCCCTCATCACGGATGCCGCCGAGGAGCGCCGGCTGGCGCGATTGGCGCAGAAGGGCGACGAGAGCGCGGCGGAGCGTCTGGTCACCGCGAATCTCCGGTTCGTCATCAGTTACGTGAAGAAGTACCAGGGTCATGGCCTCGACCTCTCCGAACTCGTGGCCATCGGCAACGAGGGGCTGCTCAAGGCGGTCCGGAAGTTCGACCCGGATCAGGGCGTGAAGTTCATCTCCTACGCGGTATGGTGGGTGCGCCAGGCGGTGCTCAAGGCGCTGGCCGAGCAGACACGCAGCGTGCGGATTCCCCTCAACCAGAATTCGCAACTCATCCGCATGGCACGCGGGGAGATGATTCTCTCGCAGGTGCTCAACCGCGAGCCCACCGACGCCGAAATGGCCAAGCTGCTCGATGAACCGGTGGAGCAGGTGCGCAGCGCCCGCCAGATCACCAGCACCGAGGTCTCGCTGGACGCGCCGATCGACCGTCAGGATCGCGAAGCGTCCACGCTCGGTGAGCGCTTCGCCGGCGAAACGCACGCCGATATCGAAGACGGCACCGACTTCCGTCTCATGCGGGAGTTCATCGATCGTGTCTTCCGCAAGTACCTGACCCCGCGCGAGCGCAAGATCCTCTATCTGTACTACGGGCTCGACGAAGGGGCCGAAGCCATGACGCTCGAGCGCATCGGCGCGCTCATGGGCGTCACCCGCGAGCGTATCCGCCAGATTCGGGAGC
- the aroB gene encoding 3-dehydroquinate synthase, producing the protein MGVLPTPLALPLGYPVYCANGVLAEVGAVVRDTAPAHRVAIISDRVVGAHHANRILAQCAGVPAQLFTIPPGEQEKTRARWAELTDALVAWGAGRDTTIIALGGGVVGDLAGFVAATFMRGLPVVQVPTTLLAMVDASVGGKTAVDTPAGKNLVGAFHNPSAVVIDPLVLETLPPAVLRSGLAEMLKHGVIADASYFDQVLAALPDVVRQGAKAKGLDTLIAGSVHIKAHVVAEDTREGGLRQILNFGHTIAHAIEKVRQYDMLHGEAVAMGMVVEARLAEQIGLAHHGLSRSIRDAVQRAGLPVTLPPGIDPAAVVAETHGDKKARSGAARYALPRAIGEMEAAEGRWAVPVPDDVVMTVLTESLGTAA; encoded by the coding sequence ATGGGCGTACTCCCCACGCCGCTCGCGCTCCCGCTTGGGTACCCCGTGTACTGCGCCAACGGGGTCCTGGCAGAGGTGGGGGCCGTCGTGCGCGACACGGCGCCCGCCCATCGCGTCGCCATCATCAGCGATCGCGTCGTGGGTGCCCACCACGCCAACAGGATACTGGCGCAATGTGCCGGCGTACCGGCGCAGCTCTTCACCATTCCCCCCGGGGAACAGGAAAAGACCCGAGCGCGCTGGGCCGAGCTGACGGACGCGCTCGTGGCGTGGGGGGCCGGACGCGACACCACGATCATTGCGCTGGGTGGCGGAGTCGTGGGCGACCTGGCCGGATTCGTTGCCGCCACGTTCATGCGCGGCCTCCCCGTCGTGCAGGTCCCCACCACGCTGCTCGCCATGGTGGACGCGTCCGTTGGCGGGAAGACGGCCGTGGACACCCCCGCCGGGAAGAACCTTGTCGGGGCGTTTCACAATCCGTCCGCCGTGGTCATCGACCCGCTGGTGCTCGAGACGCTGCCCCCGGCCGTGCTGCGGAGCGGACTCGCCGAAATGCTCAAGCACGGGGTGATTGCCGACGCGAGCTACTTCGACCAGGTGCTCGCGGCACTCCCCGACGTCGTGAGGCAGGGGGCCAAGGCCAAGGGACTGGATACCCTCATTGCCGGCAGCGTGCACATCAAGGCCCACGTGGTGGCCGAGGATACCCGCGAGGGGGGGTTGCGACAAATCCTCAACTTTGGCCATACCATTGCGCACGCCATTGAAAAGGTTCGGCAGTACGACATGCTGCATGGCGAGGCGGTCGCCATGGGGATGGTGGTCGAGGCACGACTTGCCGAACAGATCGGCCTTGCGCACCACGGACTGTCGCGGTCGATCCGCGACGCGGTACAGCGCGCCGGGCTGCCGGTAACGCTCCCGCCGGGAATCGACCCGGCCGCCGTGGTGGCCGAGACACACGGCGACAAGAAGGCGCGCAGTGGCGCCGCGCGCTATGCCCTTCCCCGCGCCATTGGCGAGATGGAGGCGGCGGAGGGACGCTGGGCCGTACCGGTGCCCGACGATGTGGTCATGACCGTGCTCACCGAGTCCCTCGGCACCGCGGCGTAA
- a CDS encoding cob(I)yrinic acid a,c-diamide adenosyltransferase, with protein MKIYTRSGDEGATALFGGGRVGKDHPRVDAYGDVDELNASLGMARSIQMIPRIDEVLVPVQRDLFAIGALLATPDLEKMRDHLTKARIDEGRIDELEKAIDACEQELEPLRSFIIPGGTPKAAALHVARTVCRRAERRVVHLASEVELPHLVVIYLNRLSDLLFMLARVANKRAGAGEVTW; from the coding sequence ATGAAGATCTATACCCGATCCGGTGACGAAGGCGCGACCGCTCTCTTTGGCGGCGGCCGCGTAGGCAAGGACCACCCGCGTGTCGACGCGTATGGTGACGTGGACGAACTGAATGCCTCGCTCGGCATGGCCCGCTCCATCCAGATGATCCCGCGTATCGACGAGGTGCTGGTCCCCGTTCAGCGCGACCTTTTCGCCATCGGCGCGCTGCTGGCGACCCCGGACCTCGAGAAGATGCGCGACCATCTCACCAAGGCCCGCATCGACGAAGGACGCATCGACGAGCTCGAAAAGGCGATCGATGCGTGCGAGCAGGAGCTGGAGCCGCTCCGCAGCTTCATCATTCCCGGCGGCACCCCCAAGGCGGCGGCGCTGCACGTGGCCCGCACCGTGTGCCGGCGCGCCGAGCGCCGCGTGGTGCACCTGGCCAGCGAGGTGGAGCTGCCGCACCTCGTGGTGATCTACCTCAACCGGCTCTCTGATCTCCTGTTCATGCTGGCCCGTGTCGCCAACAAGCGCGCGGGAGCCGGCGAAGTCACCTGGTGA
- a CDS encoding BamA/TamA family outer membrane protein, with the protein MRLFPRFLAALAALWCAAPVAAQDLSCERGDREVRSLRFVGNREYSAAVLATTVATLPSTLPGVPLIGTRRCLDPVEFARDLRRLETLYRRRGYPDVRVDTVVRVVRPAVIDIEFQIAEGEPMRVSAFVVRGIESNEALATAARDFPLRAGGLFDRSALEAGRDTLVRRLRNLGWPQAEALLAYTTDVRARTADVEVTVVPGARARVGRIAIAVDTSLGARAVSDATIRRTMALRSGDWYSVRRIIDAQRNLYQTDAFQRVELQPDSVQPPGDTLVNLTARLVVGDRFAARGGVGWATLDCFRAQGSLTDRDFLPYAQRLELTARVSKIGLGAPLDGADDFCQGQARSDPYSRTLNYYTSMTLRQPVRADQARVPSLTVFSSTLSEFKAYLRRTPIGGVLSLSDPFALRPSPRTPSTLSYQLELGRTEAEPAFFCAVFNACDNDLRSFLQRNNRLAAVEFSLSRERLNDAVRPTGGTIMRATLRHASTWIGSDATQQFNRASGDVSWYRQVAGATITAHVRAGIVQGLGTGSGFAGFIPPQERLYAGGPTTVRGFRQNELGPAVYIVSDFTTETVNGVTYFRADQRAVTERVVPTGGNTLVVGNLEAQWVSPVLPRLLQLAAFADAGRLWNRGGTALRADGPVVKVTPGLGVRVASPFGAVRIDFGYNPYELPAGAAYFNARPQGGVAPLYCVSPGNTLGVTLAAADGQPAAQAAGSCPATYRPVRRTGFFRRLNPSIWIGQAF; encoded by the coding sequence GTGCGATTATTTCCCCGCTTCCTTGCCGCGCTCGCTGCGCTGTGGTGTGCCGCGCCGGTCGCCGCGCAGGACCTGTCCTGCGAACGTGGTGACCGCGAGGTGCGGTCGCTGCGCTTCGTTGGTAACCGTGAGTACTCCGCTGCGGTCCTGGCGACCACCGTGGCGACGCTGCCGTCGACGCTCCCCGGGGTGCCGCTGATCGGCACCCGGCGCTGCCTCGATCCGGTCGAGTTCGCGCGGGATCTCCGCCGGCTGGAGACCCTGTATCGGCGGCGTGGGTACCCTGACGTGCGGGTAGACACCGTCGTTCGCGTGGTGCGCCCGGCTGTCATCGATATCGAGTTCCAGATCGCCGAAGGGGAACCGATGCGGGTGTCGGCGTTCGTCGTCCGCGGGATTGAAAGCAACGAGGCACTGGCCACGGCGGCACGCGACTTCCCGCTCCGCGCGGGCGGGTTGTTCGACCGGAGCGCGCTGGAGGCGGGGCGCGATACGCTCGTCCGGCGCCTGCGCAATCTCGGCTGGCCGCAGGCCGAGGCGCTGCTGGCGTACACCACCGACGTGCGGGCACGTACCGCCGATGTGGAGGTCACGGTGGTACCGGGTGCACGGGCGCGGGTCGGACGCATCGCGATCGCCGTGGACACCAGCCTGGGTGCTCGCGCGGTTTCCGACGCCACCATTCGGCGGACCATGGCGTTGCGCTCGGGCGACTGGTACTCGGTGCGCCGCATCATCGATGCCCAGCGCAACCTGTACCAGACCGACGCCTTTCAGCGGGTGGAGCTGCAGCCTGACAGTGTGCAACCGCCGGGGGACACCCTCGTCAACCTGACCGCGCGCCTCGTCGTGGGCGACCGCTTCGCGGCGCGCGGGGGCGTGGGCTGGGCCACCCTCGATTGCTTCCGCGCGCAAGGGTCTCTCACCGACCGGGATTTCCTGCCCTATGCCCAGCGGCTGGAACTCACCGCGCGTGTCAGCAAGATCGGTCTTGGGGCTCCGCTCGACGGTGCCGATGACTTCTGCCAGGGGCAGGCGCGCAGCGATCCCTACAGCCGCACGCTCAACTACTACACGTCGATGACGCTACGCCAGCCGGTGCGAGCCGATCAGGCCCGGGTGCCGTCGCTCACCGTGTTCAGCTCGACGCTGTCGGAGTTCAAGGCGTACCTGCGCCGCACGCCCATTGGCGGCGTGCTCTCGCTCTCGGATCCCTTTGCCCTGCGTCCGTCGCCCCGCACGCCCAGTACGCTCTCGTATCAGCTGGAACTGGGGCGCACCGAGGCGGAGCCGGCGTTCTTCTGCGCGGTCTTCAACGCGTGCGACAACGATCTGCGCAGTTTCCTGCAGCGCAACAACCGCCTGGCCGCCGTGGAGTTCTCGCTGTCGCGCGAACGGCTGAACGACGCGGTCAGACCCACGGGCGGGACCATCATGCGCGCCACGCTGCGTCACGCCAGCACGTGGATCGGCTCGGACGCCACCCAGCAGTTCAATCGCGCGTCCGGCGACGTGTCGTGGTACCGGCAGGTGGCCGGGGCGACGATCACCGCCCACGTCCGCGCCGGCATCGTGCAGGGGCTGGGGACCGGCAGCGGATTCGCCGGCTTCATTCCGCCGCAGGAGCGGCTTTACGCCGGTGGCCCGACCACGGTGCGAGGGTTTCGGCAGAACGAACTGGGCCCCGCCGTGTACATTGTGAGTGACTTCACCACCGAGACGGTGAACGGCGTGACCTACTTCCGTGCCGACCAGCGCGCGGTCACCGAGCGCGTGGTCCCCACGGGCGGCAACACGCTGGTCGTGGGCAACCTCGAGGCGCAATGGGTGAGTCCCGTGCTCCCGCGCCTGCTGCAGCTTGCCGCCTTTGCCGACGCCGGGCGGCTCTGGAACCGGGGGGGCACGGCGCTTCGCGCCGACGGGCCGGTGGTGAAGGTCACCCCCGGGTTGGGCGTGCGGGTCGCATCGCCATTTGGCGCGGTGCGCATTGACTTCGGGTACAACCCCTACGAGTTGCCGGCCGGTGCGGCCTACTTCAACGCGCGTCCACAAGGCGGGGTGGCCCCGCTCTATTGTGTCAGTCCCGGCAACACCTTGGGGGTGACCCTCGCCGCTGCCGATGGCCAGCCGGCGGCGCAGGCGGCGGGCAGCTGTCCGGCCACGTACCGGCCGGTCCGGCGTACGGGATTCTTCCGTCGTCTCAATCCCAGCATCTGGATCGGGCAAGCCTTCTGA
- a CDS encoding translocation/assembly module TamB domain-containing protein gives MAPRRRTIVLGTAAVLLSLLAAVVGGVVTLTQTARGRALILRTVMPLARAAIPGRLYVGAVGGNLFSDITIDSVDVRAPDGTPFLSTGPIRLSYDPRDLLDARIVVKSLEITRPVITLIDYGKDDWNWRRALQRTPRRRSAPGTTRFGKYIVIDTTALHEATFVMRLPWQLADSLRGAKRDSALAYNLGRLDGEVRREDGRLVRVHRFVRGNLALGRSWLAHPDTAGMRFPVRRLDVMWIHPPFWFKDLSGDFRRLGDSLWVENARFDLPRSTARGGAKIVWGGNLPVRYDVRLRLDSVALSDLAWIDETVPHTGGGSARLTMRNDPRDLNIIDYAITDMDARSLKSRLRGSMTWGVGGFVTRLTNVNLDLQPAHTELLRWFNGEPFPYDWRGAVRGTLRASGGYVTDWALDEARVTFEDEHVPGAISRAQARGRLDIFRPAEAILKGMDLTIDQLDFRTPRFVNPLFAELGGFARGVVRLDSLWYDARFRNADVELVDGPGQPSRFTGTGRYTLVTEGVKFDVDLEALPLSYTTLSRSYPNMPLRGSAVGRIRATGMADRFDLNTTLSGEGGEVSFTGVADALEPVMGAAGEWRVRGGNLQALFGSSTFPTSTLNMAGTVDLTGTVNALGVFRNDSFTGPLRATIDQFSRIADARVFGGSAALRFDQGVVRVDTLTLESSAARLTARGGVGLTEAKRDSLLLSVHIDSLGGLRPWLSPTDTGKRALVLPTDTLRGTVEVSGALRGSIDTLDTRGLDLQLRADVSDLVVASSRSIRTAFDLDVRDVLRGATGLFTASADSAYVAGIDVAAATARATLKGGLADRFSFALRTPSESRVAIAGGVTRRGDSTDVRLDTLTVRVDTLGARPRGFALVGPSTLRWQPDGEGALDSLVLQHTDTGRVAVRGRVAAGGAVSASVDVARLPLSDIGRLLRRSGLEQGALSAQGVVSGTREQPRLTGSVSLADVVVGRVRLGDLSAQARYDSLRLTLNGALRLRGVDAVRATASLPLDLALASRTTRRIDEPLAGRITAQRTDLSLLEALFPDVTRAAGTLESDVQLTGTWNRPRLRGQVRMDSAALTLANLGIRLERATADIGLTGDSILIRRFGAVSGAPTDTLGVSGVIGITEIARPSFNLRLAANNFLAVDKARTATLTVSTPMPVVLTGPGDAARLRGAVRVDRGRVYISQLTQRRALDLSDNLDLVDTTPLVMNALLPNAPSALVRNLQLDDVRIGIGDDVWLRSPEANLKLGGQLRVTQAPSRDGRVARLALADSLTVERGTYQLNLGLARPSFEVERGLVRFFGDPELQPTLDIAALHTVRETRANSNQQFVRIRVNIGGTVDRPTLALTSADNPPLPESDLLSYLVTGEPAYTVLGSTYAEQGATLALRLAGSYLSSRLAGGRFDVVQVEPTALNPGDAANLRQNGLGILASTRVGVGGQVARNTFLTFSTGLCGLAPQSGGNGDALSLFAQGLGVKVERRFEGGLSVSAGVEPGSSAQACGRAGISRTFQQTPPQVGIDFFRFWTF, from the coding sequence ATGGCGCCACGCCGCCGCACGATCGTCCTGGGTACCGCTGCCGTCCTGCTGTCGCTGCTCGCGGCCGTGGTGGGCGGCGTCGTGACCCTCACGCAGACCGCGCGCGGCCGCGCCCTCATTCTCCGCACCGTGATGCCGCTCGCGCGCGCGGCCATTCCGGGGCGGCTCTACGTGGGCGCGGTGGGCGGCAATCTCTTCAGCGACATCACCATCGACAGCGTCGATGTCCGGGCCCCTGACGGGACACCGTTTCTCAGCACGGGGCCGATCCGCCTCAGTTATGATCCGCGCGATCTGCTCGACGCGCGCATCGTGGTGAAGTCGCTCGAAATCACGCGACCGGTGATCACCCTCATCGACTACGGCAAGGATGATTGGAACTGGCGTCGCGCGCTGCAGCGCACCCCGCGCCGTCGCAGCGCGCCAGGCACGACCCGGTTCGGCAAGTACATCGTGATCGACACCACGGCGCTTCACGAAGCGACCTTCGTGATGCGGCTCCCCTGGCAGCTGGCGGACTCCCTGCGCGGGGCCAAGCGCGACAGTGCGTTGGCCTACAACCTGGGGCGCCTCGACGGGGAGGTGCGACGGGAGGATGGCCGGCTTGTGCGCGTGCACCGCTTCGTGCGCGGCAATCTGGCACTGGGGCGTTCATGGCTGGCGCACCCCGACACGGCCGGCATGCGCTTCCCGGTGCGCCGTCTCGACGTGATGTGGATCCATCCGCCCTTCTGGTTCAAGGATCTTTCGGGGGATTTCCGTCGCCTCGGCGATTCCCTGTGGGTGGAGAATGCCCGGTTCGACCTGCCGCGCAGTACGGCGCGCGGCGGCGCCAAGATCGTCTGGGGCGGCAACCTCCCCGTGCGCTACGATGTGCGCCTGCGTCTCGACAGTGTGGCCCTGAGCGATCTCGCGTGGATCGACGAGACCGTGCCGCACACCGGGGGCGGCAGCGCCAGGCTCACCATGCGGAACGACCCGCGCGATCTCAACATCATCGATTACGCGATCACCGACATGGACGCGCGGTCGCTGAAGTCACGACTGCGGGGCTCGATGACCTGGGGCGTGGGTGGCTTCGTGACGCGGCTGACCAACGTGAACCTCGACCTGCAGCCCGCCCACACCGAGCTGCTGCGCTGGTTCAACGGGGAGCCCTTCCCGTACGACTGGCGCGGGGCCGTGCGCGGGACGCTCCGCGCCAGCGGTGGCTACGTGACCGACTGGGCGCTCGATGAGGCACGGGTGACGTTCGAGGACGAGCACGTGCCGGGCGCCATCTCACGGGCACAGGCCAGGGGACGCCTCGACATCTTCCGGCCTGCCGAAGCCATCCTCAAGGGGATGGACCTCACGATCGACCAGCTCGATTTTCGCACGCCACGGTTCGTGAACCCGCTGTTCGCGGAGCTGGGCGGCTTTGCGCGTGGAGTGGTGCGCCTCGACTCCCTGTGGTACGATGCGCGCTTCCGTAACGCGGACGTCGAACTCGTGGACGGCCCGGGGCAACCCTCGCGCTTCACCGGGACCGGCCGCTACACGCTGGTCACGGAAGGGGTCAAGTTCGACGTGGATCTCGAGGCGTTGCCGCTTTCGTACACTACCCTGTCGCGTTCCTATCCCAACATGCCGCTGCGCGGCAGTGCCGTGGGACGCATTCGGGCCACGGGCATGGCCGACCGGTTCGACCTGAACACCACCCTCTCCGGTGAAGGGGGGGAGGTGAGCTTCACCGGCGTGGCGGATGCGCTGGAACCGGTGATGGGGGCGGCCGGCGAGTGGCGAGTGCGCGGCGGGAACCTGCAGGCGCTGTTCGGCAGCAGCACCTTCCCGACGTCGACGCTCAACATGGCGGGCACGGTCGACCTCACGGGCACCGTCAACGCGTTGGGAGTCTTCCGCAACGACAGCTTCACCGGCCCGCTGCGCGCAACGATCGATCAGTTCTCGCGGATCGCCGATGCGCGGGTCTTCGGAGGGAGCGCCGCGCTGCGTTTCGACCAGGGCGTCGTGCGGGTCGACACCCTGACGCTCGAAAGCTCGGCGGCGCGCCTGACGGCCCGCGGGGGGGTGGGCCTGACCGAGGCCAAGCGCGATTCGCTGCTGCTGTCGGTGCACATCGATTCCCTGGGCGGGCTGCGCCCGTGGCTTTCGCCCACCGATACCGGCAAGCGCGCGCTGGTCCTGCCGACCGACACGCTGCGTGGTACCGTGGAGGTGTCGGGCGCCCTCCGTGGCTCCATCGACACGCTGGACACGCGAGGGCTCGATCTGCAGCTGCGGGCTGACGTGAGTGATCTCGTGGTCGCGAGTTCCCGCTCCATCCGCACGGCCTTCGACCTCGACGTGCGTGATGTGCTGCGCGGCGCCACCGGACTCTTCACGGCGTCCGCCGATTCGGCCTATGTGGCGGGCATCGACGTGGCGGCTGCGACGGCGCGTGCCACGCTCAAGGGCGGACTCGCCGATCGGTTTTCCTTTGCCTTGCGCACGCCGTCGGAGTCGCGCGTGGCGATTGCCGGCGGGGTCACGCGGCGTGGAGATTCCACCGACGTGCGTCTGGACACGCTTACGGTGCGCGTCGATACCCTGGGCGCGCGGCCGCGCGGCTTCGCGCTGGTCGGCCCGTCGACGCTGCGGTGGCAGCCCGACGGCGAGGGCGCGCTGGACTCCCTCGTGCTGCAGCACACCGATACGGGGAGAGTGGCCGTGCGCGGGCGGGTGGCGGCCGGCGGCGCCGTCAGCGCGAGCGTCGATGTGGCCCGTTTGCCGCTCAGCGATATCGGTCGCCTCCTGCGCCGCTCGGGGCTCGAACAGGGAGCGCTGTCGGCGCAGGGCGTCGTCAGCGGCACGCGCGAGCAGCCGCGGCTCACGGGCTCGGTCTCGCTGGCCGACGTCGTGGTCGGCCGTGTACGCCTCGGCGACCTGAGCGCACAGGCGCGGTACGACTCGCTGCGGCTCACCCTCAATGGCGCCCTGCGCCTGCGCGGCGTCGATGCCGTGCGGGCCACGGCCTCATTGCCACTCGATCTGGCGCTCGCGTCCCGCACCACGCGCCGTATCGACGAGCCGCTGGCCGGGCGCATCACCGCCCAGCGTACCGACCTGTCGCTGCTCGAAGCGCTCTTTCCGGATGTCACGCGGGCCGCGGGAACACTGGAAAGCGATGTGCAGCTCACCGGCACGTGGAATCGACCACGCCTCCGTGGGCAGGTGCGCATGGACAGCGCAGCGCTCACGCTCGCGAATCTCGGCATTCGTCTGGAGCGCGCCACCGCTGACATCGGACTGACCGGCGACAGCATCCTCATTCGGCGCTTCGGCGCCGTGAGTGGTGCCCCCACCGATACCCTCGGCGTGTCCGGGGTGATCGGCATCACCGAGATCGCCAGGCCGTCGTTCAACCTCCGTCTGGCGGCCAACAACTTCCTCGCGGTGGACAAGGCGCGCACGGCAACGCTCACGGTCAGCACGCCCATGCCGGTCGTGCTCACCGGCCCGGGCGACGCAGCTCGTCTGCGTGGCGCGGTACGTGTCGATCGCGGGCGCGTGTACATCAGCCAACTCACCCAGCGTCGCGCGCTGGACCTGAGCGACAATCTCGATCTCGTGGATACGACGCCACTGGTGATGAATGCGCTGCTGCCCAACGCGCCGAGTGCACTGGTGCGAAACCTGCAACTCGACGATGTGCGCATCGGCATCGGCGACGACGTGTGGCTGCGCTCCCCCGAGGCGAACCTCAAGCTGGGGGGGCAGCTTCGCGTGACCCAGGCGCCATCGCGTGATGGGCGCGTCGCCCGATTGGCGCTGGCCGACTCGCTCACCGTTGAACGGGGCACGTACCAGCTCAACCTCGGGCTGGCCCGGCCAAGCTTCGAGGTGGAACGCGGACTCGTGCGTTTCTTTGGTGATCCGGAGCTGCAGCCCACCCTCGATATCGCGGCGCTGCATACTGTACGCGAGACGCGGGCGAACTCCAACCAGCAGTTCGTGCGCATCCGTGTGAACATCGGCGGGACGGTCGATCGCCCCACGTTGGCGCTCACCAGTGCCGACAATCCGCCCCTGCCCGAGAGCGACCTGCTCAGTTACCTCGTGACCGGGGAACCGGCGTACACCGTGCTGGGGAGCACGTACGCCGAACAGGGGGCCACGCTGGCGCTTCGGCTGGCCGGGTCGTACCTGTCGAGTCGACTGGCCGGTGGCCGCTTCGACGTGGTGCAGGTGGAGCCCACGGCCCTCAATCCGGGTGACGCGGCCAATCTCCGCCAGAACGGCCTCGGCATTCTGGCCTCCACGCGCGTGGGGGTTGGCGGACAGGTGGCCCGCAACACCTTCCTCACCTTCAGTACCGGCCTGTGCGGGCTGGCACCGCAGAGTGGCGGCAACGGCGATGCCCTCTCGCTCTTTGCGCAGGGACTGGGGGTCAAGGTGGAGCGACGCTTCGAGGGGGGGCTCTCCGTTTCAGCGGGGGTGGAGCCCGGGTCGAGCGCCCAGGCCTGCGGCCGGGCAGGCATCAGCCGCACTTTCCAGCAGACGCCGCCGCAGGTGGGGATCGACTTCTTCCGCTTCTGGACCTTCTAG